The following are from one region of the Phormidium sp. PBR-2020 genome:
- a CDS encoding TIGR03984 family CRISPR-associated protein, with the protein MTETLYSWASRSPMPLDQVVKASPIQQANALLYSPQACHLAQVQDDGKFCGSDGQPLDLSHYFEARIFSETCELRWLNENQGNGFLVILADEDLKLNSETFSLKTTTLNSHLNQTYLLWGKAVPQVKPKEGWQRLAEARIGKLDVPLSQSLKKDQRVSLHSREYLAEVDKFGNVVVIEERLVKLEV; encoded by the coding sequence ATGACAGAGACATTATACAGTTGGGCTAGCCGATCGCCGATGCCCTTAGACCAAGTTGTTAAAGCAAGTCCCATACAACAGGCCAATGCCCTCCTCTACTCCCCCCAAGCCTGCCATCTGGCCCAAGTCCAAGATGACGGCAAGTTCTGCGGTAGCGATGGTCAACCCCTAGACCTCAGCCACTACTTTGAAGCCCGCATTTTCAGTGAAACCTGTGAACTGCGTTGGCTGAATGAGAATCAGGGAAATGGTTTTTTAGTGATTCTTGCCGACGAAGATCTCAAACTCAATTCCGAGACCTTCAGCCTCAAGACAACCACCCTGAACAGTCATCTCAATCAAACCTATCTTCTTTGGGGTAAAGCTGTCCCCCAGGTTAAACCCAAAGAGGGTTGGCAGCGTCTGGCTGAGGCCCGCATCGGCAAACTGGATGTGCCTCTCAGCCAGTCGTTGAAAAAAGACCAACGGGTTTCTCTCCACTCTCGGGAATATCTTGCTGAGGTGGATAAGTTTGGCAATGTTGTTGTCATCGAAGAACGTTTAGTTAAATTGGAGGTTTAG
- a CDS encoding TIGR03986 family CRISPR-associated RAMP protein, translating into MSVLKGELRVNNRGNIQLRFQDDNRRQGIGDQILTKSFYETYQENPQALDRLEVEFELDNNQPCRVREVGGVFQDTPKPKTVNPKVFHNPYNFVPALPRNNITGELGDRKPIGHGRYHANHWTGRIAVKLTTITPLLIPDAAEMEEDAQGHKTFPTRLDAQGKPYLPPTSLRGMLRSAYEAVTNSRLSVLDPHDMRLAYRMPAQLGLQMVPARVENNELKLYPGTSGIGSDGRPEGPMYAAWLSFYNYNSTKPHRKITYPDRSLPQHGDHVSFWAEKFERFSHNGNAIFSYWKVRKIVKFGDNLGSAPNRSSDQGAHKPVGQELRQFSGFVYITNKNIDGKHDERVFFRDNELSDDEPISHSLSNDLRTKWKELITNYQEIHKEDLRKGWTSPPALNNSCWSRQVISGAAERQLSEGSLCYAKTRNKGRGYQVDELYPVMITRGLFNQAPITLLHESLKPATQADKSQLSPADRVFGWVNQKGKGSYKGQLRIHSVTCQSDDPLDDFSRTPIPLAILGQPKPQQARFYNAQDRQGTPLNQGGSKDSGYRSSNQGLRGRKVYPHHQGLPNGHWDNPQQDNTQRATQGHYPEYRRPQQNGVEQKDDQNRSMKSWVKVGTEFTFDIDVVNLSEVELGGLLYLLTLPDIHFHRLGGGKPLGFGSVRLDLIESDTDLRPGQDWSEFYQTLLPDEVVVKPINVSQCVKTYQNAVEAAYGGDFETVRFIAAFCRSAKGFDDNAAVRYPRITPQPTPEGEAFKWFVENEREGNNEPGMKLVLPDLADPAPASFPIQPTT; encoded by the coding sequence ATGTCTGTATTAAAAGGTGAATTGAGAGTAAACAATCGGGGGAACATCCAATTAAGGTTTCAGGATGATAACCGACGGCAAGGGATTGGCGACCAAATTCTCACTAAATCCTTCTATGAAACCTATCAAGAGAACCCCCAAGCCCTAGATAGGCTAGAAGTTGAGTTTGAACTGGACAATAACCAACCTTGTCGAGTTCGCGAAGTGGGTGGAGTCTTTCAGGACACTCCCAAACCCAAAACTGTCAATCCCAAGGTTTTTCACAACCCCTATAACTTTGTCCCTGCCTTACCTCGGAATAATATAACTGGGGAATTGGGCGATCGCAAACCCATCGGTCATGGTCGCTACCACGCCAACCACTGGACAGGACGCATCGCCGTCAAACTGACCACCATCACCCCCCTCCTCATCCCCGATGCCGCCGAGATGGAAGAAGATGCACAAGGTCATAAAACCTTTCCCACCCGTCTCGACGCCCAAGGTAAACCCTACCTACCCCCCACCTCCCTCAGAGGGATGTTGCGGTCCGCCTACGAAGCCGTCACCAACTCTCGCCTCTCCGTCCTCGACCCCCACGATATGCGGTTAGCCTATCGAATGCCCGCCCAACTGGGACTACAGATGGTTCCCGCCCGCGTTGAGAACAACGAACTCAAGCTGTATCCCGGCACATCGGGAATTGGTTCTGATGGGCGTCCCGAAGGTCCCATGTATGCTGCCTGGCTTTCCTTTTATAACTACAACAGCACGAAACCTCACCGTAAAATCACCTATCCTGATAGGTCTTTGCCTCAACATGGCGATCATGTCAGTTTTTGGGCAGAAAAGTTTGAAAGGTTTAGCCACAATGGAAACGCTATTTTTTCCTATTGGAAAGTCCGCAAAATTGTCAAATTTGGTGACAATTTAGGGTCTGCTCCAAATCGGTCTTCCGACCAAGGCGCTCACAAACCGGTTGGACAAGAACTTCGTCAATTTTCTGGATTTGTCTATATCACCAACAAAAACATTGACGGAAAACATGACGAGCGAGTCTTTTTTCGTGACAATGAACTTAGTGATGATGAACCCATTTCTCATTCTCTGTCCAATGACCTGAGAACTAAATGGAAAGAACTCATCACTAACTACCAAGAAATCCACAAAGAGGACCTTCGCAAAGGCTGGACATCTCCCCCGGCCCTCAACAATTCCTGTTGGTCACGACAGGTAATTAGCGGGGCCGCCGAACGCCAGTTAAGCGAAGGGTCACTCTGCTACGCCAAAACCCGGAATAAGGGTCGAGGCTATCAAGTCGATGAACTCTATCCCGTCATGATTACTCGGGGACTGTTCAACCAAGCCCCCATCACACTCTTGCACGAAAGCCTTAAGCCGGCCACCCAAGCCGACAAAAGCCAACTTTCCCCCGCAGACCGGGTTTTCGGCTGGGTCAATCAAAAAGGTAAAGGGTCTTACAAAGGTCAACTGCGGATTCATAGCGTCACCTGTCAAAGCGACGACCCCCTCGATGACTTCAGCCGCACTCCCATTCCCCTAGCTATCCTCGGACAACCCAAACCCCAACAAGCGCGATTTTACAACGCCCAAGACCGCCAAGGAACGCCGCTCAACCAAGGCGGTTCCAAAGACAGTGGTTACAGGTCCAGCAATCAAGGTTTACGGGGTCGTAAAGTGTATCCTCACCATCAAGGACTCCCTAACGGTCACTGGGACAATCCCCAGCAGGATAATACGCAGCGAGCAACTCAAGGTCATTACCCAGAATATCGCCGTCCCCAACAAAATGGCGTGGAACAAAAAGACGACCAAAATCGGTCGATGAAAAGCTGGGTCAAAGTGGGAACGGAGTTTACCTTCGACATTGACGTGGTGAATTTATCGGAGGTGGAACTCGGCGGGTTGTTATATCTGCTGACCCTCCCCGATATTCATTTCCATCGTTTAGGAGGTGGAAAACCCCTAGGTTTCGGGAGTGTCCGTTTGGATTTAATCGAGTCCGACACGGATTTACGTCCTGGTCAGGATTGGTCAGAGTTTTATCAAACCTTACTCCCCGATGAGGTGGTGGTTAAACCCATTAATGTCAGTCAATGTGTGAAAACCTATCAAAACGCGGTGGAAGCCGCCTATGGCGGAGACTTTGAGACCGTGCGCTTTATTGCCGCCTTTTGTCGTTCTGCGAAAGGCTTTGACGACAATGCTGCGGTTCGCTACCCCCGCATTACTCCACAGCCAACTCCTGAAGGGGAGGCGTTCAAGTGGTTTGTGGAGAATGAACGAGAAGGCAATAATGAACCTGGGATGAAGCTGGTTCTTCCAGATTTAGCTGATCCCGCTCCTGCGAGTTTCCCGATTCAGCCAACCACTTGA
- a CDS encoding putative CRISPR-associated protein — MIKTIVCSVGTSAARNLGIRPNDLANWVESKSSLELAATEMFESFQNFEPTEESHLTQNLSAEIHSLVRIGINSSDRVLLFASETPDGHCCALAVQTYLQHYWPGIEVKTESIPGLQVNDAEKFRNQGVVEFVKKVTQAIDAYGNVILNPTGGFKALVPYTVLLGMLKGVKCDYIFERSTSLLELPPLPVEFRRSQFEAYKEIFEIIDRDSYISQQDWENRVPYQERLLLDPLIETSDEGITLSAIGFLFLDAMQRPSNLVPFLSRKAIDDCFDNLSTLDDCDPFRYLTRVASSADALQQAQHISMGQGLWWLKPGRTTDRYLVSVEGWRLLVWRAIREDQEGEKYAKTVQVNPERDRRKYLPFIRMEYLNQ; from the coding sequence ATGATTAAAACAATTGTCTGCTCCGTTGGAACAAGTGCCGCTCGGAATTTAGGGATTCGTCCTAATGACCTGGCTAACTGGGTTGAATCGAAAAGTAGTCTTGAATTGGCTGCAACTGAGATGTTCGAGAGTTTTCAGAATTTTGAACCAACCGAAGAATCCCACCTCACCCAAAATTTATCTGCTGAAATTCATTCATTGGTTCGCATTGGCATTAATAGTAGCGATCGCGTCTTATTGTTTGCCTCCGAAACCCCCGATGGTCATTGCTGCGCCTTAGCTGTTCAAACCTATTTGCAGCACTATTGGCCGGGGATTGAGGTGAAAACCGAATCAATTCCAGGACTACAGGTTAATGACGCTGAAAAATTTCGCAATCAAGGAGTTGTGGAATTTGTTAAAAAGGTTACTCAGGCTATTGATGCTTATGGAAATGTCATCTTGAATCCAACTGGGGGCTTTAAGGCATTGGTTCCTTACACTGTGCTGTTAGGAATGCTCAAGGGTGTCAAGTGCGACTATATTTTTGAACGCTCAACTTCTTTGCTAGAATTGCCGCCTTTGCCCGTAGAGTTTAGGCGATCGCAGTTTGAAGCCTATAAAGAAATTTTTGAGATTATTGATAGAGACTCCTACATTTCACAACAAGATTGGGAAAATCGGGTCCCCTATCAAGAACGATTGTTACTTGACCCCCTGATTGAAACGTCGGATGAAGGGATTACTCTGTCAGCGATTGGCTTTCTCTTTCTCGATGCCATGCAACGTCCATCAAACCTAGTCCCCTTTTTATCACGAAAAGCGATTGATGACTGCTTTGATAATCTCTCGACCCTAGATGATTGTGATCCCTTTCGGTATCTCACTCGTGTCGCCTCTTCTGCCGATGCCTTACAGCAAGCCCAGCACATTAGTATGGGCCAGGGATTATGGTGGCTCAAACCTGGTCGAACAACAGATCGATATTTGGTATCCGTAGAAGGATGGCGACTCTTAGTTTGGCGAGCAATTCGCGAAGACCAAGAAGGCGAGAAGTATGCTAAGACTGTTCAAGTGAACCCGGAACGCGATCGCCGTAAATATTTGCCATTTATCCGCATGGAGTATCTCAACCAATAA
- a CDS encoding Uma2 family endonuclease, which yields MSENVTQPQGFEPGVDWTPPMPPTDLIFDDGEPLETHRHRIAMNVLIASAHGALTEREDYFTGGNMFVYFSSEQARNRDFRGPDFFVVLDVDPNRERQGWVVWEEGGRYPDVIVELTSGSTAREDYGRKKEIYERVFRTRDYFVYHPFDSQSLQGWHLGGRGYEELPRGDRGWLWCDTLGVWLGVEEGTVQRETAPWLRFFRPDGSLILLPEEEAQREHQRAEAERQRAEAEHRRAEMERQRAEAALAEVERLKALLGQEPGGG from the coding sequence ATGTCTGAGAATGTGACTCAACCTCAGGGGTTTGAGCCGGGGGTGGACTGGACTCCCCCGATGCCACCGACGGATTTAATCTTTGACGACGGAGAACCCTTGGAAACTCATCGCCATCGGATTGCCATGAATGTTCTCATTGCCTCGGCTCATGGGGCATTGACGGAGCGGGAGGATTATTTTACGGGGGGCAATATGTTCGTCTATTTCAGTAGCGAACAAGCCCGAAATCGGGACTTTCGGGGACCTGATTTTTTTGTGGTCTTGGATGTGGACCCCAATCGGGAGCGTCAGGGTTGGGTGGTTTGGGAGGAGGGAGGCCGTTATCCTGATGTGATTGTGGAGTTGACCTCTGGGTCAACGGCGCGGGAGGATTACGGGCGCAAGAAGGAGATTTATGAGCGGGTATTTCGGACTCGGGACTATTTTGTCTATCATCCTTTTGACTCCCAGTCGTTGCAGGGTTGGCATTTGGGGGGACGGGGGTATGAGGAACTCCCGAGGGGCGATCGCGGTTGGTTGTGGTGTGATACGCTCGGCGTTTGGTTGGGGGTTGAGGAGGGGACGGTGCAACGGGAAACGGCTCCCTGGTTACGGTTTTTTAGGCCCGATGGGAGTCTGATTTTGTTGCCGGAGGAGGAGGCGCAGCGGGAACATCAGCGGGCGGAGGCGGAACGACAGCGGGCTGAGGCGGAACATCGGCGAGCCGAGATGGAACGGCAACGGGCCGAGGCTGCGTTGGCGGAGGTGGAACGTTTGAAAGCCCTGCTGGGGCAAGAACCCGGTGGGGGGTGA
- a CDS encoding Uma2 family endonuclease, whose product MIASSDLPLTPEEYLHLESTSQIKHEYLHGDVYAMSGASDSHVTIAGNLFALLRSHVRGRGCRVYLLDMKLRVAQRNSFFYPDVFVTCEPRDSQTTHYKRFPTLIVEVFSPSTEAFDRGEKFAAYQSLDSLQEYVLINTHKERVETFRRGENGVWMLQSYTPIDGMFELNSLQFQGSFEALYEDVVLDADSSALI is encoded by the coding sequence ATGATTGCATCTTCCGACTTACCTCTCACTCCAGAAGAGTATCTGCACCTTGAATCCACCAGTCAGATTAAACATGAATATCTCCATGGCGATGTCTATGCTATGTCTGGCGCGAGTGATAGCCATGTCACGATTGCTGGAAACTTATTTGCCCTACTCCGTAGCCATGTGCGAGGACGTGGCTGTCGGGTGTATCTGTTAGATATGAAACTGCGGGTGGCACAGCGTAATAGTTTCTTCTACCCTGATGTGTTTGTGACGTGTGAACCTCGGGATAGTCAAACCACTCACTATAAACGGTTTCCCACGTTAATTGTTGAGGTATTTTCTCCTTCTACGGAAGCGTTTGACCGAGGTGAAAAGTTTGCCGCTTATCAAAGTTTAGATAGCTTGCAGGAATATGTGTTAATCAATACGCATAAAGAACGAGTGGAGACCTTTCGGCGGGGCGAAAATGGGGTGTGGATGTTGCAAAGTTACACCCCAATAGATGGGATGTTTGAGTTAAACAGTCTTCAGTTTCAGGGAAGTTTTGAGGCGTTGTATGAGGATGTGGTTCTGGATGCGGACTCATCGGCTCTGATTTGA
- a CDS encoding IS630 family transposase yields MLWKVSLGWTIENSAVAVGLSYRYARTIVKRYNQQGEKGVINQRNKTKINPRGREPLLNGEQLEKLKQALKKAPSDGGLWTGPKVARWIEKETGREKVWPQRGWDYLKKCHYSWQRPRPRHRKGNKEAQEEYKKNLPKKVTEIQNKHPDSEVEVWFFDEHRVGLKSILAKVWSETGQRPEAVVQHRYEWVYVYGFVNPKTGETHWYLIPRVNVKWLNLVLETFAEEVGVGENKIILLVQDNAGWHRSPKLQVNEGIFVDFLPPYSPELQPAERLWKLVDEPLVNRCFDTIEDLEDVLEQRCCVLSEQMQEEIRDLTNYHWLEYA; encoded by the coding sequence CTGTTATGGAAAGTGAGCTTAGGATGGACAATAGAAAACAGTGCCGTAGCGGTGGGGTTGAGCTATCGCTACGCCCGAACAATCGTAAAGCGATATAACCAGCAAGGAGAGAAGGGAGTCATTAACCAAAGGAACAAAACCAAAATCAATCCCCGAGGGCGGGAACCTTTACTCAATGGCGAGCAACTCGAAAAGCTTAAGCAAGCCTTAAAAAAAGCGCCGTCAGATGGAGGACTATGGACAGGACCCAAGGTGGCGCGATGGATTGAAAAAGAAACGGGACGGGAAAAAGTCTGGCCCCAAAGGGGGTGGGATTACCTAAAAAAGTGTCATTACTCTTGGCAGCGACCGAGACCCAGGCATCGAAAAGGAAATAAAGAAGCCCAAGAAGAGTATAAAAAAAACTTGCCAAAGAAAGTCACGGAAATTCAAAATAAACATCCTGATTCCGAAGTTGAAGTTTGGTTTTTCGACGAACACCGAGTGGGTCTAAAGTCAATCCTAGCGAAAGTTTGGAGTGAGACTGGACAACGCCCCGAAGCCGTGGTTCAGCACCGGTATGAGTGGGTCTATGTCTACGGGTTCGTTAATCCAAAAACGGGAGAAACACATTGGTATTTAATCCCAAGAGTGAATGTGAAGTGGTTGAATTTAGTCTTAGAAACCTTTGCCGAAGAAGTGGGGGTTGGAGAGAATAAAATAATCCTCTTAGTTCAAGATAATGCGGGCTGGCATCGAAGCCCAAAACTTCAGGTGAATGAGGGAATCTTTGTAGATTTTTTACCTCCCTATTCTCCCGAGCTTCAACCAGCCGAACGGCTGTGGAAGTTAGTAGATGAACCACTGGTCAATCGATGTTTTGATACCATTGAAGACCTGGAAGATGTTCTTGAACAACGTTGTTGTGTTCTTAGTGAACAGATGCAAGAAGAAATTCGCGATTTGACAAATTATCACTGGCTAGAGTACGCCTGA
- a CDS encoding radical SAM protein codes for MTTLNSTKTPLNLDQHPCFNPKIKGKFGRVHLPVAPKCNVQCNFCDRKYDCVNESRPGVTSGVLEPHQAAEYMAQILEKEPRITVAGIAGPGDPFANAWETLETMRLLRERFPDLILCLATNGMGLKPEHVEEIARIGVSHVTVTVNAIDPDIGAQVYRWFRDGNLVLRGRQGAERLLSRQMEAIRALKAADVVVKVNTVVIPGVNDHHAIEIAETVAAMGVDLFNAMPMYPTPNTPFGVLPEPSPKEMGVLRRKAGEFITPMTHCTRCRADAVGLLGEDRSEEFRGCLTDCSTLPRKPEAERPYVAVATFEGVLVNEHLGDAVRLQIWQQTPDGFALLEERPTPEPGMGPRRWKQLASQLQDCRALLVSGIGESPRQILRESGLLIVEMTGFMEAGLQTLYNGGDVSSLRGRNRSVGEKVCKGTGSGCG; via the coding sequence ATGACTACCCTAAACTCCACCAAAACCCCCTTAAACCTCGACCAACATCCCTGTTTCAACCCGAAAATTAAAGGGAAATTTGGTAGAGTCCACCTTCCCGTTGCCCCCAAATGCAACGTGCAATGCAACTTCTGCGATCGTAAATATGATTGCGTGAACGAAAGCCGTCCCGGTGTCACCAGTGGCGTTCTCGAACCCCATCAAGCTGCCGAGTACATGGCGCAGATTTTGGAGAAAGAACCCCGCATCACCGTCGCCGGAATTGCTGGGCCGGGTGATCCCTTTGCCAACGCCTGGGAAACCCTGGAAACCATGCGCCTGTTGCGGGAACGCTTCCCCGACTTAATTCTCTGTCTCGCCACCAACGGTATGGGATTAAAGCCGGAACACGTCGAAGAAATTGCCCGCATTGGGGTGTCTCATGTGACCGTTACCGTGAATGCGATCGATCCTGACATTGGTGCCCAAGTCTATCGCTGGTTCCGGGATGGAAACCTGGTGTTGCGCGGACGACAGGGGGCTGAACGGCTGTTAAGTCGTCAAATGGAGGCCATTCGCGCCTTGAAAGCCGCTGACGTGGTGGTGAAAGTCAACACCGTGGTGATTCCTGGAGTGAATGACCATCATGCGATCGAAATCGCCGAAACCGTCGCCGCCATGGGTGTGGATTTATTCAACGCCATGCCGATGTATCCCACCCCAAACACCCCCTTCGGCGTATTACCCGAACCCTCTCCCAAAGAAATGGGAGTCTTGCGCCGTAAGGCTGGGGAGTTCATCACCCCCATGACTCACTGTACCCGTTGCCGCGCCGATGCGGTTGGGTTACTGGGTGAAGACCGTTCTGAGGAGTTCCGAGGCTGTCTCACCGACTGTTCAACCCTACCCCGCAAGCCAGAAGCCGAACGTCCCTACGTTGCTGTCGCCACCTTTGAAGGGGTGTTAGTCAACGAACATCTCGGCGACGCCGTGCGGTTACAGATTTGGCAACAAACCCCAGATGGCTTCGCCCTCCTCGAAGAACGCCCCACCCCAGAACCCGGTATGGGGCCACGGCGTTGGAAACAACTTGCCAGCCAACTCCAAGATTGTCGCGCCCTCCTCGTCAGTGGAATTGGCGAGTCTCCCCGGCAAATTCTACGAGAGTCAGGACTCTTGATTGTCGAGATGACTGGGTTTATGGAAGCGGGATTACAAACCCTCTACAACGGCGGCGATGTCAGCAGTTTACGGGGTCGTAACCGTTCCGTTGGCGAGAAAGTTTGTAAAGGAACCGGAAGCGGCTGCGGTTAA
- a CDS encoding nitrogenase, protein MKHTAKLKTGHPYISTTNACKLCKPLGACIAFRGIEGTMPFLHGSQGCATYMRRYIISHFREPIDIASSSLSEKHAVYGGGSNLKLGLNNSIDKYAPTAVGVATTCLTETIGDDVSMLLREWRVDADAECPNPEIPVVNVSTASYSGTHMEGFHAVVRETIAQVALTDAPIPPSQDEDVKIGIKPLNLMPGFVSTADLRHLRDVCEDFGLEPTILPDYSDTLDAPVMAEYEKLTSGGTSLQSIRQMPRAIASIEFGRVLSACGHTGGELLQEKADVPLYAMGMPIGVRESDRFFNTLSRLSDRPIPRRHDLERGRLLDAYADGHKYVFGKRAIVYGEEDLVVGLTAFLSEIGIQPVLCASGGSSGYLKDAIAAVTDGLLREAPQVRDDVDFFDIAQDALTLKPDFLIGNSKGYSFAREQGIPLIRVGFPIHDRMGGQRILHLGYRGSQNLFDLTVNAIIAKKQRDSPVGYGYI, encoded by the coding sequence ATGAAACACACTGCAAAACTCAAAACCGGTCATCCCTATATTTCCACTACCAATGCCTGCAAACTTTGTAAACCCCTCGGGGCTTGCATTGCCTTTCGGGGTATTGAAGGAACCATGCCATTTCTCCATGGTTCTCAGGGTTGCGCGACCTATATGCGTCGCTATATCATCAGTCATTTCCGCGAACCCATTGATATCGCCTCCTCGTCTCTGAGTGAGAAACACGCCGTCTATGGAGGGGGGTCTAACCTGAAACTCGGGTTAAACAACTCCATTGATAAATATGCTCCGACAGCGGTTGGCGTGGCGACGACCTGTTTAACAGAAACCATCGGCGATGATGTGAGTATGTTGTTGCGGGAATGGCGCGTCGATGCTGATGCGGAATGTCCCAATCCTGAGATTCCTGTCGTCAATGTCTCCACCGCCAGCTATTCGGGAACCCATATGGAGGGGTTTCATGCGGTGGTGCGGGAAACCATCGCCCAAGTTGCCCTAACCGACGCTCCCATTCCCCCATCTCAGGATGAAGATGTCAAGATTGGCATCAAACCCCTAAACCTGATGCCGGGATTTGTCTCGACGGCGGATTTACGGCATCTGCGAGATGTTTGCGAGGATTTTGGCTTAGAACCGACGATTCTGCCGGACTATTCCGACACCCTCGATGCCCCAGTGATGGCGGAATACGAGAAACTGACTTCTGGAGGAACCTCCCTCCAATCCATTCGCCAGATGCCCCGGGCGATCGCCTCGATTGAGTTTGGGCGAGTTCTCTCAGCCTGTGGTCATACTGGGGGCGAACTGTTGCAAGAGAAGGCGGATGTGCCACTCTATGCCATGGGAATGCCGATTGGGGTGCGAGAGAGCGATCGCTTTTTCAACACCCTCTCCCGGCTGAGCGATCGCCCGATTCCCCGTCGTCACGACCTAGAACGGGGTCGTCTCCTCGATGCCTATGCCGATGGCCATAAATATGTCTTTGGCAAACGGGCAATTGTTTACGGCGAAGAAGACCTGGTCGTGGGCTTAACGGCCTTTCTCTCAGAAATTGGCATACAGCCAGTTCTCTGCGCCTCTGGGGGGTCTAGTGGCTATCTCAAAGATGCGATCGCCGCCGTCACCGACGGACTGCTACGAGAAGCCCCCCAAGTCCGAGACGACGTGGACTTCTTCGACATTGCCCAAGATGCCCTGACCCTGAAGCCAGACTTTCTCATCGGCAACAGCAAGGGCTACAGCTTCGCCCGCGAACAAGGGATTCCCCTGATTCGCGTCGGCTTCCCCATCCACGATCGCATGGGAGGACAACGCATCCTCCACCTCGGCTATCGGGGCAGCCAAAACCTCTTTGATTTAACTGTCAACGCCATCATCGCCAAAAAACAACGGGACTCCCCCGTCGGCTACGGCTACATCTAG
- the nifE gene encoding nitrogenase iron-molybdenum cofactor biosynthesis protein NifE, with protein MEPTLLKGRETQIYRKGKEPFAIECDKQSLAGAVSQRACVFCGSRVVLYPIADALHLVHGPVGCAVYTWDIRGALSSGPELHRLSFSTDLQERDVIFGGEEKLKNALLELIERYQPNAAFVYSTCIVGIIGDNLDAICKQVEAITGIPVIPVQSEGFKGNKRAGYNAACRAMFRLVGTGDTSDISPYSINILGDFNLAGEIWIIRQYFEKMGVQVVANITGDGRVADISRSHGAALNVVQCSGATLDLAKMMQDTYGVPFERVSYFGVEDMAEALYKVARFFKEEPEILKRAQLVVREELSVLYPKLLEYRKDLEGKKAAIYVGGSFKAFSLVKAFRLLGMDVVMVGSQTGTKEDYQELQEITDEGTIIVDDSNPLELSSFLQEKDVDIFVGGVKERPIAYKLGLGFCDHNHERKEALEGFEGMLNFAREVHSTVMSPVWQFMPRRTGK; from the coding sequence ATGGAACCGACTCTTCTCAAAGGTCGTGAAACGCAAATTTACCGTAAAGGCAAAGAACCGTTTGCGATCGAATGCGACAAACAAAGCCTGGCCGGCGCAGTTAGCCAACGGGCCTGTGTCTTCTGCGGTTCACGGGTTGTCCTCTACCCCATCGCCGATGCCTTGCACCTGGTTCATGGTCCCGTCGGCTGTGCCGTCTATACTTGGGACATTCGTGGTGCCTTATCCTCCGGGCCTGAACTGCACCGCCTCAGTTTCTCGACGGATTTACAAGAACGAGATGTCATTTTTGGCGGTGAAGAGAAGCTGAAAAACGCTCTTCTCGAACTCATTGAACGCTATCAACCCAACGCGGCGTTCGTTTATTCTACCTGTATTGTCGGCATTATTGGCGACAACTTAGACGCTATCTGTAAACAAGTCGAAGCCATAACGGGTATCCCTGTGATACCCGTACAATCAGAAGGCTTCAAGGGCAACAAACGGGCGGGCTATAATGCCGCCTGTCGAGCAATGTTCCGCTTGGTGGGAACCGGTGATACATCGGATATTTCTCCCTATAGTATTAACATCCTCGGAGACTTCAACCTCGCTGGTGAAATCTGGATCATCCGTCAATATTTTGAGAAGATGGGAGTTCAGGTGGTCGCTAACATTACCGGCGATGGTCGGGTAGCCGATATCTCGCGATCGCACGGTGCAGCCCTGAATGTGGTTCAATGTTCTGGGGCTACATTAGATTTAGCTAAAATGATGCAAGACACCTACGGCGTTCCCTTTGAACGGGTTTCCTATTTTGGTGTCGAAGACATGGCAGAAGCCTTGTATAAAGTCGCCCGCTTTTTCAAGGAGGAACCCGAAATTCTCAAGCGGGCCCAGCTTGTCGTCCGGGAGGAACTCTCAGTCCTCTATCCCAAACTGTTGGAATACCGGAAAGACTTAGAAGGGAAGAAAGCCGCGATTTACGTCGGCGGCTCCTTTAAAGCCTTCTCCCTGGTCAAAGCCTTCCGTCTTTTAGGGATGGATGTGGTGATGGTGGGGTCGCAAACGGGGACGAAAGAGGATTATCAGGAACTGCAAGAAATTACCGATGAAGGTACGATTATTGTGGATGATTCTAACCCCTTAGAACTCTCCTCATTCCTGCAAGAAAAGGATGTTGATATCTTTGTAGGTGGGGTCAAAGAACGTCCCATTGCCTACAAGTTAGGGTTAGGATTTTGTGACCACAATCATGAACGCAAGGAAGCGTTAGAAGGCTTTGAAGGAATGTTGAACTTCGCCCGCGAAGTTCACAGCACTGTGATGAGTCCCGTCTGGCAATTCATGCCCCGTCGAACCGGTAAATAG
- a CDS encoding (2Fe-2S) ferredoxin domain-containing protein gives MQTPKHHLFVCAGFRTRGDAQGACAKKGGLSLVQYLENELVDRDLEDVVVSTTGCLKMCDRGPVLMVYPQGDWYGNVDEDALDEILDALEEGETADEYLLTK, from the coding sequence ATGCAAACTCCAAAACATCATTTATTTGTCTGTGCTGGCTTCCGCACCCGTGGCGATGCCCAAGGTGCTTGTGCCAAAAAAGGCGGTTTGAGTCTTGTCCAGTACCTGGAAAATGAACTGGTCGATCGCGATTTAGAAGATGTGGTGGTGTCCACCACGGGCTGTCTCAAGATGTGCGATCGCGGTCCCGTCCTCATGGTCTATCCCCAGGGCGACTGGTACGGCAACGTCGATGAAGATGCTCTCGATGAGATCCTCGATGCCCTCGAAGAAGGGGAAACCGCCGACGAGTATCTACTGACGAAGTAG